The following proteins are co-located in the Purpureocillium takamizusanense chromosome 10, complete sequence genome:
- a CDS encoding uncharacterized protein (COG:S~EggNog:ENOG503PH3A): MADTSTNSGGGSASRATDAYMSLDAPHVVLDAAGVPKTYACNQPLGTQAAFAAFYPNGLPVTYNMVHGRDSGGVPNQYIENHLPVRFYTHPPATAQGKFSTMYGQQAFRKTGDLLPERRVHLWNRDEIQSVCNSLRVIFWADMKRLTRPYRWDDLWEFFDAHDLYHYGALNLWNVINTLYDENKLIGNEWNGEAMMEIGRFADQWLKKEENRNKLAEWNSLKGGIVCVLASEDWQEIGDIQDDEMGLLKCALHYRRDLLLSGGLKQYIVPPQDLVSAVNSGAVVNWLADTQVLGENGLPSPPVAEAHQSTMNPIVPCFVQDGNHYYHPLGQNAPVAEPPKVSAVEALRESSELEVPRKTKKMPPTGVVTESGVVIAMGSSKLPPRWDERVAETVARFVATEAAQSADETTTSQATTQECQAATDALPVCHTLGDDNSIAPVLKTPRASASSPDLKDASLWSTDKKKEAVGAHDEVQNPEEMAVHHGQVTHDQASADENAVTRPVVITETASTSTATEHGKTDSPTVVQPQSSVVPVAEMQPD; the protein is encoded by the exons ATGGCCGACACCTCTACCAATAGTGGAGGTGGTTCTGCCTCTAGAGCGACCGACGCTTATATGTCTTTGGACGCTCCTCacgtcgtgctcgacgccgccggtgtCCCAAAGACTTACGCCTGCAACCAGCCTCTTGGAACCCAGGCGGCGTTCGCCGCGTTCTACCCAAATGGGCTCCCGGTGACGTACAACATGGTTCACGGACGAGACTCTGGCGGTGTGCCGAATCAATACATTGAGAACCACCTGCCTGTGCGCTTCTACACGCACCCGCCAGCCACAGCTCAAGGCAAGTTTTCGACCATGTATGGCCAACAGGCCTTTCGCAAGACGGGCGACCTCCTCCCGGAGCGCCGCGTACATCTCTGGAACCGCGACGAGATACAGTCCGTTTGCAATTCGCTCCGTGTCATCTTTTGGGCGGACATGAAGCGCCTGACGCGCCCGTACCGGTGGGACGACCTCTGGGAGTTTTTTGATGCCCATGACCTCTACCACTATGGTGCGCTCAACCTCTGGAACGTCATCAACACTTTGTATGACGAGAATAAGCTCATCGGCAATGAGTGGAATGGTGAGGCCATGATGGAGATTGGCCGCTTTGCCGATCAATGGCTCAAGAAAGAGGAGAACCGCAACAAGCTTGCCGAGTGGAACAGTCTCAAGGGTGGCATCGTTTGCGTTCTTGCTTCCGAAGACTGGCAGGAGATTGGCGACATTCAAGACGACGAAATGGGTCTATTGAAGTGCGCTCTTCACTACCGTCGCGACCTACTCCTCTCCGGTGGTCTCAAGCAGTATATTGTGCCACCCCAGGACCTTGTGAGTGCCGTGAACAGCGGTGCCGTTGTCAACTGGCTCG CAGACACACAGGTCTTGGGAGAGAATGGATTGCCCTCGCCTCCAGTTGCAGAAGCTCACCAGTCGACAATGAACCCGATAGTGCCCTGCTTTGTTCAAGACGGTAACCACTATTACCACCCACTGGGCCAGAATGCCCCGGTGGCCGAGCCACCCAAAGTGAGTGCGGTGGAGGCCCTCCGTGAGTCCTCCGAATTGGAGGTTCCcaggaagacgaagaagatgccACCTACCGGTGTCGTGACAGAGAGCGGTGTGGTCATTGCAATGGGAAGCAGCAAACTCCCACCCCGATGGGACGAGAGAGTTGCAGAAACGGTAGCAAGATTTGTTGCCACCGAAGCAGCCCAGAGCGCGGATGAGACGACTACATCTcaggcgacgacgcaagAGTGCCAGGCTGCGACCGACGCTCTGCCGGTTTGCCATACCCTTGGTGATGACAACAGCATTGCTCCTGTACTCAAGACGCCACGAGCGTCCGCAAGCTCACCAGATCTCAAAGACGCCAGCTTATGGTCAACGGACAAGAAGAAAGAAGCCGTTGGCGCCCATGACGAAGTGCAAAATCCCGAAGAGATGGCTGTTCATCATGGACAGGTGACCCACGACCAGGCAAGTGCAGATGAGAATGCGGTTACCAGGCCCGTGGTCATCACCGAAACAGCCAGTACTTCGACCGCCACTGAGCATGGGAAGACTGACTCTCCTACCGTTGTACAGCCTCAGTCATCTGTGGTGCCTGTCGCGGAGATGCAGCCGGACTAG
- a CDS encoding uncharacterized protein (COG:S~EggNog:ENOG503P47E) translates to MDQASNYTLPKRDPFDLNITEEPPTPEQVQTILEYVGKDNISQIIKGARDEKDALRKFKESKENFVRPVTVDWNNGKAIAGANDSEILKLVNATKL, encoded by the exons ATGGACCAAGCCAGCAACTACACGCTGCCCAAGCGCGACCCCTTCGACCTCAACATCACCGAGgagccgcccacgcccgagCAAGTTCAGACGATCCTCGAGTACGTCGGCAAGGACAACATCTCGCAGATCATCAAgggcgcccgcgacgagaAAGATGCGCTGCGCAAGTTCAAGGAGAGCAAGGAGAACTTTGTGCGGCCCGTG ACTGTGGACTGGAACAACGGCAAGGCCAttgccggcgccaacgaTTCGGAGATTCTCAAGCTTGTCAACGCGACGAAGCTATAG
- a CDS encoding uncharacterized protein (COG:S~EggNog:ENOG503P47E), with amino-acid sequence MFGFRKTLDIITVFHKAGSPASTRVANLLKEISVNLQTGATMDQASNYTLPKRDPFDLNITEEPPTPEQVQTILEYVGKDNISQIIKGARDEKDALRKFKESKENFVRPVVSVARPMRLHRYPLPAAGTLANALQTVDWNNGKAIAGANDSEILKLVNATKL; translated from the exons ATGTTCGGATTC CGCAAAACCCtcgacatcatcaccgtCTTCCACAAGGCGGGATCCCCGGCCTCGACCCGGGTCGCCAACTTGCTCAAGGAGATTTCGGTCAACCTGCAGACGGGCGCGACGATGGACCAAGCCAGCAACTACACGCTGCCCAAGCGCGACCCCTTCGACCTCAACATCACCGAGgagccgcccacgcccgagCAAGTTCAGACGATCCTCGAGTACGTCGGCAAGGACAACATCTCGCAGATCATCAAgggcgcccgcgacgagaAAGATGCGCTGCGCAAGTTCAAGGAGAGCAAGGAGAACTTTGTGCGGCCCGTGGTGAGTGTGGCTCGGCCTATGCGCCTGCATCGATACCCCCTCCCGGCGGCCGGGACGCTGGCTAACGCGCTGCAGACTGTGGACTGGAACAACGGCAAGGCCAttgccggcgccaacgaTTCGGAGATTCTCAAGCTTGTCAACGCGACGAAGCTATAG